Proteins encoded within one genomic window of Paramisgurnus dabryanus chromosome 11, PD_genome_1.1, whole genome shotgun sequence:
- the selenok gene encoding selenoprotein K, translating to MVYVSNGEVLDSRTRSPWRLSFFSDLFWGVVEFVGLFFQTLIKPDMSKEGNNSSSSRFSDGRGPPGFPGRRRMGRINHGAGPTPPPMAGGGUGR from the exons ATGGTGTATGTGTCAAATG GTGAAGTTCTGGACAGCAGGACTCGGTCGCCATGGAGACTGTCGTTCTTTAGTGACCTCTTCTGGGGCGTAGTTGAGTTTGTTGGCTTGTT CTTCCAGACTCTCATTAAGCCAGATATGTCCAAAGAGGGCAACAACAGCTCATCGTCTCGCTTCAGTGATGGAAGAGG TCCTCCGGGGTTCCCTGGCCGCAGACGGATGGGCAGAATAAACCACGGCGCAGGTCCCACCCCTCCTCCTATGGCTGGAGGAGGATGAGGACG GTAA